The Aliiroseovarius pelagivivens genome contains a region encoding:
- a CDS encoding acyl-CoA dehydrogenase family protein produces the protein MHFGLSDEQEMIVSTVRSFVENEIYPFEAEVERTGQVPHELGMEIKQKVVDLGFYACNFPEEVGGAGLSHLDFTLVERELGRGSMALTHFFGRPQNILMACEGDQRDRYLLPAIRGEKMDALAMTEPDAGSDVRGMKANAVRDGGDWVLNGSKHFISGAEHADFFIVFIATGVDETPRGPKKRITCFLVDRGTPGFEVREGYKSVSHRGYKNYVLDFDNCRLPDAQVLGEVDGGFAVMNEWLYATRLTVAAFCVGRARRCFDLALEYAAERKQFGQPIAKFQGVSFQIADMITEIDAADLMTLSGAWRLDQNLPANREIASAKLYASEMLARVTDTSLQVFGGMGLMDDFPIERFWRDARVERIWDGTSEIQRHIISRDLFRPLGA, from the coding sequence ATGCATTTCGGATTGTCCGACGAACAGGAAATGATCGTCTCGACCGTGCGATCGTTTGTCGAGAATGAAATCTACCCGTTTGAGGCCGAAGTCGAGCGCACTGGGCAAGTGCCCCACGAGTTGGGCATGGAGATCAAGCAAAAGGTCGTCGACCTTGGCTTCTATGCCTGCAACTTCCCGGAGGAGGTCGGCGGCGCGGGTCTGTCCCACCTCGATTTCACGCTGGTCGAACGCGAACTTGGGCGCGGCTCGATGGCGCTTACGCATTTCTTCGGGCGCCCCCAGAATATCCTGATGGCCTGTGAAGGCGACCAACGCGACCGCTATCTGCTACCTGCCATTCGGGGCGAGAAGATGGACGCACTGGCCATGACCGAACCGGATGCCGGATCGGACGTGCGTGGCATGAAAGCAAACGCTGTGCGCGACGGAGGGGATTGGGTTCTAAACGGATCAAAGCACTTCATCTCTGGCGCTGAACACGCTGATTTCTTTATTGTTTTCATAGCCACAGGTGTGGATGAAACCCCCAGAGGGCCAAAGAAACGCATCACCTGTTTCCTTGTCGATCGTGGCACGCCGGGCTTCGAGGTGCGCGAAGGCTACAAGTCGGTCAGCCATCGTGGCTATAAGAACTATGTGCTCGATTTCGACAATTGCCGCCTGCCCGACGCGCAAGTGCTGGGCGAAGTTGATGGGGGCTTTGCGGTCATGAACGAATGGCTTTATGCCACCCGCCTGACAGTTGCGGCCTTCTGTGTCGGCCGTGCACGCCGGTGCTTTGATCTGGCGCTGGAATATGCTGCTGAACGTAAGCAATTCGGCCAGCCAATCGCCAAGTTCCAAGGCGTTAGCTTCCAAATCGCAGACATGATCACCGAGATCGATGCCGCTGATCTGATGACCCTCTCAGGCGCATGGCGACTGGATCAAAACCTCCCTGCCAACCGCGAGATCGCTTCGGCGAAGCTCTACGCCTCGGAGATGCTGGCACGTGTGACCGATACCAGCCTTCAGGTCTTCGGCGGTATGGGGCTGATGGACGATTTCCCCATCGAACGCTTCTGGCGCGATGCCCGCGTGGAACGGATTTGGGACGGCACCTCGGAAATCCAACGTCACATCATCAGCCGCGACCTGTTCCGGCCGCTGGGCGCCTAA
- a CDS encoding carnitine 3-dehydrogenase, with the protein MKAAIIGGGVIGGGWAARFLLNGWDVAVFDPDPESERKINEVLLNARRALPGLYETALPIEGKLTYHSDLAEAVADANWVQESVPERLDLKHKVFAELMEHAPDDAIIGSSTSGFKPSELNEKGARAIVAHPFNPVYLLPLIELVGDADTCTRAADILSGIGMYPLKVRKEIDAHIADRFLEAVWREALWLVKDGIATTEEIDEAIRMGFGLRWAQMGLFETYRVAGGEAGMKHFMAQFGPCLSWPWTKLMDVPEFTDELVDLIAGQSDAQSGHLSIRELERLRDDNLVSMLRALKARGDGSGAGRVIRDHEGGLWPAMSDETPMRTVARDVPIDWTDYNGHMNEGRYGQVFSDAADRIMIHVGADPEYIASGLSYFTAETNIKYIDECHAGEAVYVDTTVTLGEGKKLRLWHEMKRTSDDGLLATCDQFLLHVDLNSRKSCPPRADVEAKVEALAALHAKGDA; encoded by the coding sequence ATGAAAGCAGCAATTATTGGCGGTGGCGTGATCGGCGGCGGATGGGCTGCACGCTTCCTTTTGAACGGATGGGATGTGGCTGTTTTCGACCCCGATCCGGAATCTGAACGCAAGATCAACGAAGTTCTGCTGAACGCGCGCCGCGCGCTTCCGGGGCTCTATGAAACGGCGCTGCCAATCGAAGGGAAGCTGACCTATCACTCTGATCTGGCCGAGGCCGTAGCAGACGCGAACTGGGTTCAGGAAAGCGTACCAGAGCGACTTGACCTGAAGCACAAAGTGTTCGCCGAACTTATGGAACATGCACCGGATGATGCCATCATCGGCTCATCAACTTCGGGCTTCAAGCCGTCGGAACTAAACGAAAAAGGCGCACGTGCAATCGTTGCCCACCCGTTCAACCCGGTTTATCTTCTGCCACTGATCGAACTGGTTGGCGACGCAGACACCTGTACCCGCGCAGCCGACATCCTAAGCGGCATCGGCATGTATCCCCTGAAGGTGCGCAAGGAAATCGACGCCCACATCGCTGACCGTTTCCTTGAAGCCGTCTGGCGCGAGGCGCTGTGGCTGGTCAAAGACGGCATCGCCACCACCGAGGAAATCGACGAGGCGATCCGCATGGGCTTTGGACTTCGCTGGGCACAGATGGGGCTGTTTGAAACCTATCGTGTGGCCGGTGGCGAAGCGGGTATGAAGCATTTCATGGCGCAATTTGGCCCCTGCCTGTCGTGGCCGTGGACCAAGCTAATGGACGTGCCAGAATTCACGGACGAGCTGGTGGACCTGATTGCGGGTCAGTCAGACGCCCAATCCGGCCATTTGTCGATCCGCGAGTTGGAGCGCCTGCGCGATGACAACCTCGTGTCTATGCTGCGTGCGTTGAAAGCCCGTGGTGATGGCTCGGGCGCAGGACGCGTGATCCGGGATCACGAAGGGGGGCTGTGGCCTGCCATGTCTGACGAGACACCGATGCGCACTGTCGCTCGTGACGTGCCGATCGATTGGACCGACTACAACGGCCACATGAACGAAGGGCGCTATGGACAGGTCTTCTCGGACGCGGCCGATCGCATCATGATCCATGTAGGCGCGGATCCAGAGTATATCGCATCAGGCCTCAGCTATTTCACAGCGGAAACAAACATCAAATACATCGATGAATGCCATGCGGGCGAAGCTGTCTATGTGGACACAACCGTCACTCTGGGTGAAGGCAAGAAACTTCGTCTGTGGCATGAAATGAAACGCACATCAGATGACGGGCTGCTGGCCACCTGCGACCAGTTCCTGCTGCATGTGGACCTGAACTCTCGCAAATCCTGCCCGCCCCGCGCGGATGTCGAAGCGAAAGTAGAGGCCCTCGCCGCTCTACACGCCAAAGGAGACGCGTGA
- a CDS encoding SDR family oxidoreductase → MNGLEGKRVLITAGGSGIGACFARRFHAAGAKVAICDMDAEALVETAGALPGVISVAANVTQPDEMQVLFDQLDSHWGGVDMLCANAGTGGPAGAIEDLSLEDWRACLSANLDGAFLACGWAARHMKEQGNGSMLLTSSTAGLWGYPMRSPYATAKWGVIGLMKTLASELGPYGIRVNALCPGAVEGPRMERVITREAEAHGLDPEELRKRYVTGVAMKTWVTADDLADTALFLASDASSKVSGQALAVDGHTESLVG, encoded by the coding sequence ATGAACGGGCTTGAGGGAAAACGCGTTCTGATCACTGCCGGCGGCAGCGGCATTGGCGCGTGTTTCGCCCGTCGCTTCCACGCGGCTGGAGCCAAGGTCGCGATCTGCGACATGGACGCAGAGGCGTTGGTAGAAACTGCAGGCGCCCTGCCCGGCGTGATCTCGGTTGCGGCCAATGTGACCCAGCCTGACGAGATGCAGGTGCTGTTTGACCAGCTCGACAGTCATTGGGGCGGTGTCGATATGCTGTGCGCCAATGCCGGCACCGGCGGTCCGGCCGGGGCGATCGAGGACTTGTCACTCGAAGATTGGCGGGCCTGCCTTTCGGCCAATCTGGACGGGGCATTTCTGGCCTGCGGCTGGGCCGCGCGTCACATGAAAGAACAGGGCAACGGCAGTATGCTTCTGACGTCGTCCACGGCGGGTCTTTGGGGCTATCCCATGCGGTCTCCTTACGCGACGGCCAAATGGGGCGTGATTGGATTGATGAAAACGCTGGCGTCTGAGCTCGGTCCCTATGGCATCCGCGTCAACGCGCTTTGCCCCGGAGCCGTCGAAGGCCCGCGCATGGAACGGGTGATCACCCGCGAGGCCGAGGCGCACGGGTTGGACCCGGAAGAACTGCGCAAACGCTATGTCACGGGCGTGGCGATGAAAACATGGGTCACGGCGGATGATTTGGCAGACACGGCGCTTTTCTTGGCGTCGGACGCCAGTTCCAAGGTCTCGGGTCAGGCCTTGGCCGTCGATGGACATACAGAAAGCTTGGTAGGATAG
- a CDS encoding 3-keto-5-aminohexanoate cleavage protein produces the protein MPLAMNRDVFITCAVTGSGSTQDRSPHVPRSPKEIADSAIAAAKAGAAVVHCHVRDPETGTPSRDLKLYREVTDRIRDADIDVVLNLTAGMGGDITFGPTDAPFPVNAAGTDMVGAEERVAHIAECLPEICTLDCGTMNFAEADYVMTNTPGMLRAMGQMMTDLGVKPEIEAFDTGHLWFAKELVKEGVLEPNALVQLCMGVPWGAPDDLNTLMAMVNNVPDDWTFSAFGLGRNQMAYVAASVLAGGNVRVGLEDNLWLGKGELATNEQLVTRARGIIESMGARVIGPDEVRTKLGLTKRAPV, from the coding sequence ATGCCGCTTGCCATGAATCGAGACGTTTTCATCACCTGCGCCGTGACCGGCTCGGGGTCGACCCAAGATCGCTCGCCCCATGTGCCGCGCAGCCCGAAAGAGATTGCCGACAGCGCCATTGCGGCCGCCAAAGCAGGGGCTGCCGTGGTCCATTGCCATGTGCGTGACCCCGAAACAGGCACGCCCTCGCGCGACCTGAAACTCTATCGCGAAGTGACCGATCGCATCCGTGACGCCGATATCGACGTGGTACTGAACCTGACCGCCGGCATGGGCGGAGACATCACCTTCGGCCCGACCGACGCCCCCTTCCCAGTGAATGCGGCGGGAACAGATATGGTGGGCGCCGAGGAACGCGTCGCGCATATCGCCGAATGCCTGCCCGAGATCTGCACGCTGGATTGCGGTACGATGAACTTCGCCGAGGCTGACTATGTCATGACCAACACCCCCGGCATGCTGCGCGCCATGGGGCAGATGATGACCGATCTAGGCGTGAAGCCGGAAATCGAGGCCTTCGACACGGGCCATCTTTGGTTCGCCAAAGAACTGGTGAAGGAAGGGGTTTTGGAACCCAACGCCCTTGTACAGCTCTGCATGGGTGTGCCGTGGGGTGCTCCAGATGATCTGAACACCCTCATGGCAATGGTGAACAACGTGCCGGATGACTGGACCTTCTCAGCCTTCGGACTGGGACGCAATCAGATGGCCTATGTAGCTGCCTCGGTTCTGGCAGGCGGCAACGTGCGCGTCGGTCTGGAAGACAACCTGTGGCTTGGGAAAGGTGAGTTGGCGACAAACGAACAGCTTGTCACCCGCGCTCGCGGCATCATCGAAAGCATGGGCGCACGGGTCATTGGTCCCGACGAGGTGCGCACGAAGCTCGGCCTGACCAAACGAGCCCCTGTATGA
- a CDS encoding GlxA family transcriptional regulator, with protein MRNWSNSIAATRQITFLVFERFSNHGLANLMEPFRAANSLLRRQAYRWQIITPDDGPVTSSSGLPVMPTMPRKDLGRGDLLFVISSYGQKELATPAGSAMLRSLARQHRRVGSIDTGSWLLAQAGLLDGRRATIHFDLSDTFAERFPQVDVERMRWVEDGDRITCGGAMAGFDLACELIGQDHGTALVLEIGQMFLSGMPVQPRTVSRLGGDRRVDRCLSEMAANIETPLSLPELARRAGCRQRDLEQRFRKLFGASPQKVYRRLRLDASKRMLQEGGLAVAEVALRSGYADASAFARAFREEYGAPPRAFLDRGVG; from the coding sequence ATGCGAAATTGGTCAAATTCAATCGCTGCAACGCGGCAAATCACGTTTTTAGTGTTCGAGCGGTTCTCGAACCACGGGTTAGCCAATTTGATGGAGCCTTTCCGCGCGGCCAATTCTCTTCTGCGCAGGCAGGCCTATCGTTGGCAGATCATCACGCCTGATGACGGGCCGGTGACATCTTCCAGCGGTTTGCCGGTGATGCCAACGATGCCACGTAAGGATCTGGGCCGGGGGGATCTGCTGTTCGTGATCTCGAGCTATGGCCAGAAAGAACTGGCGACACCGGCGGGCAGCGCCATGTTGCGGAGCCTCGCGCGTCAACACAGGCGCGTTGGCAGCATTGACACAGGCAGTTGGCTGTTGGCGCAGGCGGGACTGTTGGATGGTCGGCGCGCCACCATTCACTTCGACCTGAGCGACACCTTTGCCGAGCGCTTTCCTCAAGTTGATGTCGAGCGAATGCGCTGGGTTGAAGATGGCGACCGGATCACCTGTGGCGGGGCAATGGCCGGGTTTGATCTGGCCTGCGAGCTGATCGGACAGGATCATGGGACAGCCTTGGTGCTTGAGATCGGCCAGATGTTCCTGTCAGGAATGCCTGTTCAGCCGCGCACCGTGTCGCGTTTGGGTGGCGACCGCCGCGTGGATCGATGCTTGTCCGAGATGGCAGCCAATATCGAAACGCCCCTGTCTCTGCCCGAGCTTGCCCGCCGTGCCGGATGCCGTCAGCGGGATCTGGAACAGCGATTTCGCAAGCTGTTTGGGGCGTCACCGCAAAAGGTGTATCGGCGTCTCAGGCTGGATGCGAGCAAACGTATGTTGCAAGAGGGTGGTCTGGCTGTGGCTGAGGTGGCGTTGCGAAGTGGTTATGCCGATGCCAGCGCCTTTGCCCGCGCGTTCCGTGAAGAATACGGCGCGCCACCGCGTGCGTTTCTGGATCGAGGCGTGGGTTAG
- a CDS encoding NnrU family protein: MLDWAIYALAILLFFLTHSIPVRPANKARIVARVGGRGFTLGYSALSLAALSFVIVAANRAPIIQVWPWAPWQNHVTLLAMAVASIIAALAIARPNPLSFGSRDNHRFDPQAPGIIGWMRHPLLMALLIWALGHLVPNGNLAHVILFGIFAAFSALGVRIIDRRQKRILGMENWQRLSATTRHIRPSLNGLLRLAIGLAVYVLLILLHGPVIGAYPLP, translated from the coding sequence ATGCTAGACTGGGCCATTTACGCGCTTGCCATCCTATTGTTTTTCCTGACCCATTCGATCCCAGTGCGCCCAGCAAACAAGGCACGCATCGTGGCGCGCGTGGGCGGGCGCGGCTTTACGCTTGGATATTCAGCCCTGTCCCTTGCGGCCCTTAGCTTTGTCATCGTCGCTGCAAATCGCGCTCCGATCATCCAAGTTTGGCCATGGGCGCCATGGCAAAACCATGTAACGCTTTTGGCAATGGCAGTGGCGTCAATCATAGCTGCTCTTGCCATCGCACGGCCCAATCCGTTGTCTTTCGGAAGCCGTGACAATCATCGGTTCGACCCCCAAGCCCCCGGCATCATCGGTTGGATGCGCCACCCGCTTTTGATGGCGCTTCTGATCTGGGCGCTGGGACACCTCGTGCCCAACGGAAATCTGGCCCACGTGATCCTGTTTGGGATATTCGCGGCATTCTCGGCCCTTGGCGTGCGGATCATCGACCGGCGTCAGAAACGCATTCTGGGCATGGAAAACTGGCAAAGACTGTCGGCCACCACCCGACACATCCGGCCCAGCCTGAACGGGCTGCTCCGACTGGCCATTGGCCTTGCTGTCTATGTGCTTCTAATCCTACTGCACGGCCCAGTCATCGGGGCCTACCCGCTGCCCTAA
- a CDS encoding glucokinase — translation MPHHSIVADVGGTNTRVAIALDGQVAPDSIQKFANAGHESLTEILTAYRKDHDVVKFEQVAVAIAGPVRDGQGCLTNLDWTIDCASLTRATGAPDAHVLNDLQAQAHAVGSLAPASVEDIQTGQNASPEAAHLVVGIGTGFNSAVAYQAPGGTLVPPAESGHATLPVSTADQFAFAEYLRSRFGHAAIEDALSGRGLGHCHDWFCHQVGHPIGAKSAQVFAAAAAGDQMAKDSINLFSCILGTVLGDLALTTLPFGGIYLVGGMSRAITPWLGQTGFEAAWQDKGRFGPFLDQFPIRLVTDDYAALTGCASFLEKLRVAH, via the coding sequence ATGCCCCACCACTCTATCGTCGCGGATGTCGGCGGAACCAACACCCGTGTTGCCATTGCGCTCGACGGGCAGGTTGCGCCTGACAGCATCCAAAAGTTTGCCAATGCAGGCCATGAAAGCCTGACCGAGATCCTGACGGCCTATCGGAAGGACCATGATGTCGTGAAGTTCGAGCAGGTAGCCGTCGCGATTGCTGGGCCGGTTCGGGATGGGCAAGGATGTCTGACCAATCTGGATTGGACGATCGATTGTGCATCCCTGACACGCGCGACCGGCGCACCGGATGCCCATGTTCTAAATGATCTTCAGGCTCAGGCCCATGCTGTCGGATCTCTAGCCCCAGCGAGTGTAGAAGACATCCAGACGGGCCAGAATGCCAGCCCCGAGGCCGCACATCTGGTGGTCGGCATTGGAACCGGTTTCAACTCGGCCGTCGCCTATCAGGCGCCGGGCGGAACTCTTGTTCCGCCTGCTGAAAGTGGTCATGCCACACTGCCCGTCAGCACAGCCGATCAATTTGCCTTCGCCGAGTACTTACGCTCTCGTTTCGGCCATGCCGCTATCGAAGACGCCCTGTCCGGGCGCGGGCTTGGGCATTGTCACGACTGGTTCTGCCATCAGGTCGGCCACCCCATCGGTGCGAAATCAGCCCAGGTTTTTGCTGCCGCAGCAGCAGGAGACCAGATGGCGAAGGACTCCATCAACCTTTTCAGCTGCATCCTTGGTACCGTCTTGGGCGATCTGGCTTTGACCACCCTGCCCTTCGGCGGGATCTATCTGGTGGGCGGCATGTCCCGCGCCATCACCCCTTGGCTGGGGCAGACCGGATTTGAGGCGGCTTGGCAGGACAAAGGGCGCTTTGGACCGTTTCTGGATCAGTTTCCGATCCGCCTTGTGACCGACGACTATGCCGCATTGACGGGATGCGCCAGTTTCTTGGAAAAGCTCCGCGTTGCGCACTAA
- a CDS encoding GH1 family beta-glucosidase: MLPHRSDFPHDFLFGAATSAYQIEGHAAGGAGRTHWDDFAATPGNVEGAENGAIACDHLHRMDEDLNLLKAAGFDVYRFSTSWARVLPDGRGTPNAQGLDFYDRLIDGLLERGIKPAATLYHWELPSALSDLGGWRNRDIANWFADYTEVIMSRIGDRVWSAAPINEPWCVSWLSHFEGAHAPGMRDIRATARAMHHVLLAHGRATQVMRELGMKNLGAVCNMEFAAPAQATDGSHQAAQVQDAIYNRFFISGITKGYYPDEVLGGLEPHLPEGWQDDFDTITQPIDWIGLNYYTRKLYDAAPTDAPWPATIEVEGPLPKTAMNWEVYPEGLPHFLTMMQHEYTGDLPIYVTENGMAGQTELSGNPLSDPDRIAYLAAHLGQVQAALAQGVPVKGYFIWSLLDNYEWALGYAPRFGLIHVDWATLNRYPKASFSAIKEALKS; encoded by the coding sequence ATGCTGCCACATCGCTCTGATTTCCCACATGATTTCCTGTTCGGGGCTGCAACATCGGCCTATCAGATCGAGGGCCATGCCGCTGGCGGCGCCGGACGCACGCATTGGGATGATTTCGCCGCGACACCGGGAAATGTTGAGGGGGCCGAGAACGGAGCCATCGCCTGCGATCATCTGCACCGTATGGACGAGGATTTGAACCTGCTGAAAGCCGCCGGGTTCGACGTCTATCGCTTTTCAACAAGCTGGGCGCGTGTCTTGCCTGACGGGCGCGGTACGCCAAATGCACAAGGCTTGGATTTCTATGATCGCCTGATTGATGGGCTGCTCGAGCGCGGGATCAAACCCGCCGCGACACTGTATCACTGGGAGCTACCCTCGGCCCTGTCCGATCTTGGCGGCTGGCGCAATCGCGACATCGCCAACTGGTTTGCAGACTATACCGAGGTCATCATGTCCCGCATCGGGGATCGTGTCTGGTCCGCCGCCCCCATCAACGAACCGTGGTGCGTATCTTGGCTGTCGCACTTTGAAGGGGCGCACGCGCCGGGCATGCGCGACATCCGCGCCACTGCCCGCGCCATGCATCATGTGCTGCTTGCTCACGGCCGCGCGACGCAGGTCATGCGTGAGCTTGGCATGAAGAACCTTGGGGCCGTCTGCAATATGGAGTTCGCGGCGCCAGCACAGGCAACGGATGGATCACATCAAGCCGCGCAGGTTCAGGATGCGATCTATAACCGGTTTTTCATCTCAGGCATCACCAAGGGCTACTACCCGGACGAAGTGCTGGGGGGCCTTGAGCCGCATCTGCCAGAGGGCTGGCAGGATGATTTTGACACCATCACCCAACCAATCGATTGGATCGGACTGAATTATTACACCCGCAAGCTTTATGACGCGGCCCCGACGGACGCACCGTGGCCTGCCACAATCGAAGTCGAAGGCCCTCTGCCCAAAACGGCCATGAACTGGGAGGTCTATCCTGAGGGCCTACCCCACTTTCTGACCATGATGCAGCACGAGTATACCGGGGATCTTCCCATCTATGTCACTGAGAACGGTATGGCTGGACAAACGGAACTGTCGGGCAACCCTCTGTCGGATCCAGACCGCATAGCTTATTTGGCGGCGCATCTCGGGCAAGTCCAAGCGGCTTTGGCACAGGGTGTGCCGGTGAAGGGCTATTTCATCTGGTCACTTCTGGACAATTACGAATGGGCGCTTGGATATGCACCACGTTTTGGACTGATACATGTGGACTGGGCGACGCTAAACCGTTATCCGAAGGCATCGTTTAGCGCTATCAAAGAGGCTTTGAAAAGCTGA
- a CDS encoding substrate-binding domain-containing protein — MTLKELSDLLGLSPTTVSRALNGYPEVSEATRKKVAAAARAHGYAPNTRARALATGRAMAIGHVIPISAKHEMVNPIFADFTAGAGEVYSRNGYDMLLSVVSDDDEEQAYRSFATKRNVDGLIIHAPSLDDQRIPFLNDLGLPYVVHGRSSNATAHYAWVDVNNTRAFQRATELLLDLGHKRIALLNGLEHMDFAARRRAGYEAAMASRGITPDPTLMFSAEMTEAQGHDLTRSLLGRQDPPTAILVSSMIMAIGVRRGIEELGLTMGRDVSLITYDDDLSYFRNGSDIPVYTSTRSSVREAGRHAAQMLIDIINGKDGPTELLLEAELTLGLSTGPIRRERQP; from the coding sequence ATGACCCTCAAGGAACTCTCTGATCTTCTCGGGCTTTCGCCGACCACGGTCAGCCGTGCCTTGAACGGCTATCCCGAAGTGTCCGAAGCCACGCGCAAGAAGGTCGCCGCCGCCGCCCGCGCCCACGGCTACGCCCCCAACACTCGCGCCCGTGCTCTGGCCACGGGCCGCGCTATGGCCATTGGCCACGTCATTCCCATCAGCGCAAAGCACGAGATGGTGAACCCGATCTTTGCGGACTTCACTGCTGGCGCGGGCGAAGTGTACTCGCGCAATGGCTATGACATGCTGTTGTCCGTTGTGTCCGATGATGACGAAGAACAGGCCTATCGCAGCTTTGCGACTAAGCGGAACGTGGATGGGCTGATCATTCACGCGCCCAGCCTGGATGACCAACGCATACCCTTCTTGAACGATCTGGGGCTACCCTATGTGGTCCATGGGCGCAGTTCGAATGCGACTGCCCATTATGCTTGGGTTGACGTGAACAACACCCGCGCCTTCCAGCGCGCGACCGAACTTCTGCTCGATCTGGGTCACAAACGCATCGCCCTGCTGAACGGGTTAGAGCACATGGACTTTGCTGCCCGCCGGCGTGCCGGATACGAGGCCGCAATGGCCTCGCGCGGCATCACACCAGATCCGACCCTGATGTTTTCCGCCGAAATGACCGAGGCTCAAGGCCACGACCTGACCCGATCCCTCCTGGGCCGCCAAGACCCTCCTACGGCAATTCTTGTAAGCTCGATGATCATGGCGATTGGCGTTCGTCGAGGCATCGAAGAGCTGGGCCTGACCATGGGCCGCGACGTATCGCTCATCACCTATGACGATGACCTCAGCTATTTCCGCAACGGCTCGGACATCCCTGTTTACACCTCGACGCGCTCTTCTGTGCGTGAGGCAGGGCGACATGCAGCCCAGATGCTGATCGACATCATAAACGGCAAGGACGGGCCGACCGAGTTGCTTTTGGAAGCTGAACTGACCCTAGGCCTCTCCACCGGTCCGATACGCCGCGAACGACAACCGTAA
- a CDS encoding ABC transporter substrate-binding protein, which translates to MKNMFYASAAALALSAGAGLADGHLKFAPGDGAFTWASFEALKSMDLSGETITVLGPWLGPDKELVESVIGYFEAATGADVQYSGSDSFEQQIVIDAEAGSAPNIAVFPQPGLAADLASKGYLSVLPDGTADWVRENYAAGQSWVDLGTYAGKDGSPAHYGFFYKVDLKSLVWYVPENFEDAGYDVPQTMEELKALTDQIVDDGSVPWCIGLGSGGATGWPATDWVEDMMLRTQTPADYDAWVSNDLKFDDPKVVAAIEEFGAFARNDAYVSGGAGAVATTDFRDSPQGMFASPPQCYMHRQASFIPSFFPEGTEVGVDADFFYFPAYEGKDLGKPVLGAGTVWAITSDSKGAQAFMDFLKSPIAHEVWMAQTGFLTPHKGVNTGVYTDPTVAKMNDILLNADTFRFDGSDLMPGAVGAGVFWTGMVDYAGGKDAAEVAASIQSTWDSIK; encoded by the coding sequence ATGAAGAACATGTTTTATGCAAGCGCTGCCGCGCTGGCCTTGTCGGCTGGTGCCGGATTAGCTGACGGGCACCTGAAGTTTGCGCCGGGCGACGGAGCCTTTACCTGGGCAAGCTTTGAAGCGTTGAAGTCGATGGACCTGTCGGGCGAGACCATTACCGTGCTTGGCCCTTGGCTTGGTCCGGACAAAGAGCTGGTTGAAAGCGTGATTGGCTATTTCGAAGCCGCCACCGGTGCGGATGTCCAGTATTCCGGCTCGGACAGTTTTGAACAGCAAATCGTGATTGATGCCGAAGCAGGCAGCGCGCCCAACATCGCGGTGTTCCCGCAGCCGGGTCTTGCCGCGGATTTGGCGTCGAAAGGGTACCTGTCGGTGTTGCCAGATGGAACAGCGGACTGGGTTCGTGAAAACTATGCTGCTGGCCAAAGCTGGGTCGATCTGGGCACCTATGCCGGAAAAGACGGTAGCCCGGCCCATTATGGTTTCTTCTACAAGGTCGATCTGAAGTCACTGGTTTGGTACGTGCCTGAAAACTTCGAGGATGCGGGCTATGACGTGCCGCAGACGATGGAAGAACTGAAAGCACTGACGGATCAAATCGTGGACGATGGAAGTGTGCCGTGGTGCATCGGCTTGGGATCTGGCGGGGCGACTGGCTGGCCGGCGACCGATTGGGTCGAGGACATGATGCTACGCACGCAGACGCCTGCAGACTATGATGCGTGGGTTTCGAATGATCTGAAATTCGATGACCCCAAAGTGGTCGCCGCGATCGAAGAATTCGGCGCGTTCGCTCGCAATGACGCATATGTCTCGGGTGGGGCAGGAGCGGTCGCAACCACCGATTTCCGCGACAGCCCGCAAGGCATGTTCGCGTCGCCTCCGCAGTGCTACATGCACCGTCAGGCCAGCTTTATTCCCAGCTTCTTCCCCGAAGGGACCGAAGTGGGTGTGGATGCCGACTTCTTCTACTTCCCGGCCTATGAGGGCAAGGATCTGGGCAAACCCGTATTGGGCGCGGGTACAGTTTGGGCGATCACGTCCGACAGCAAGGGTGCTCAGGCCTTCATGGACTTCCTGAAATCCCCCATCGCGCACGAGGTCTGGATGGCGCAGACCGGGTTCCTAACCCCACATAAGGGCGTGAACACCGGCGTTTACACGGATCCGACCGTGGCCAAGATGAATGACATCCTGTTGAACGCAGACACGTTCCGGTTTGACGGATCGGACCTGATGCCGGGTGCCGTTGGTGCAGGCGTCTTCTGGACGGGCATGGTGGACTATGCAGGTGGCAAAGACGCGGCGGAAGTTGCGGCGTCCATCCAGTCCACCTGGGACTCGATCAAGTAA